Below is a genomic region from Brassica oleracea var. oleracea cultivar TO1000 chromosome C9, BOL, whole genome shotgun sequence.
TTCGCACCACCGCTTCCGTTTCCATCGCGCCGGAGATAGTTAGTTTTTGCCGATTGTCAGATGTGTGTATTCCAAAGCTTATCTTCTTTGTTTGTGGGCCGAGCGCTAATCACTTACCTTGTTTTGGGCTTTTTGGGCTTTTGTAAACTTATATTGGGCCTTGTAAATGTTTCCAGGATATATTTCTACTAAACTAAAATGGCATTTATATATGCAATCAAATACTGATAGAGAAATTAATGTATCAGGTAATATATAACGATAAAAATCCAAAAATCAATGCAAGTAACTTGAAAAAGGAAAATACAAAGAGATACGTTAAACAAAAGATTTGTTGCGAATACATAATTAGAGACGAGACATTTGAAGTAGATTAATGGGGTAACAGTCGGATTTGGAGCCATTAAACGCTCTAAGAGCAATGATGAGATTAAAAGCTTGTGTAGGATGAAAAGCATCCCAGAAAACATGTCGATCTCTGAATGCACATGGCACAGCTAGTGGCAGACACGTAATTTCTCCCCCGTTTCTCCCTACTCCACAGCACCCTCTATCCGTCACTTCGAATCCTATAACATACACTTGACAGAATCAGACATTTGAACATACTGTTCGAACGGTAGTTAGATGAGGTACTTAACCGTAATCAATGGGGTTGGTGAGTATATCCACGGCGGCTCCATACGTATTGCCATAGACAAAGATGGCGTCACGGCCAGTTTTGTTGTCGGAGTTGAGACGATCCACCAGCGACTTGAGACGGTTGTTGAAAAGCTCAGCCATCTCATTGACCGCCTCCACACATTGACCCGGCGGAACCGCCCGAGCGGCTAGCTGGTCTGGTATACAACCTAATGGACCAACACCAGCTAACACGAATTTCCTAAACCCCTTATCATATAGTTCCTATAAGTCACATTACATAAACTCTCATCTTAGTTTAACATATTAATGTTGGTGTATTCATAATATACTATTTGCAACGTTGTATAGAACATACAAGCAATTAAATTATATTTGTTTCTACATATGTGTGGTGACTAATTAAGTAGTTTAAACTTACAAGGAGATTAGATGTGAAGTTGGAGACGAGGAGGTCTGCGAAAGAAGTAGGGTCGTAGATGGAGCTGGTGAGGAAAAGCGATGGTTTCAAGTAATTGTTAATGTAGTCATTGTTCCCCAATGAAACCACCACCAATGACTTTGCCATATACTCTGTTACTGATGACCCTATTCCCCTACTTATCTCCATTAATGTTTTGTCGAAGTTCTCCACTTGTCTTCTCATGCTGAATCTCTCTCCCTGCATGCATGCATGCAACCCCCATTAATTACTCATGTGATAATTGATTTCCCTCATGCACCCAATCAAAAGTCAATACTCCCTCTGTTCCTGAAAATAAGATTTTCTAGAGTATGCACGCTTATTAAGAATTTAATAAATGTTTATAATTTAATTTATTTTTTACTTTATTATACACTTTCCAATTAACTTTCCACCAATGAAATTTAATCAATTCAAATATTCTCAATTAATGTTCTTCAAAAGTATAAAAAAAGTAACTTAACAATATAGAAAATCTATCTTTGTAGAATTAGAAAAAAATCTAAAACATCTTACTTTCGGGAATTGAGGTAGTATTAAATACTCTTCGTGAACCCATATGACGACTGTTTGAGACTTTTAGTTAAATGATTAATTTATGTTCTGTAAATCTATCATATCCCCTATATATTAATTGAGAAACATTTGAAAAGATGTAACCTCAATTTTGTATTAATTAAAATAGGCCCCAATGCATAGGTGGCACTCAATTAGGTAGTCAATTACATTCAATTGAAAAATAAGTAGGTCCACATTCGATTTTTATATGTTGTTAGATACATAAATTGGTCAAACTATATGATNNNNNNNNNNNNNNNNNNNNNNNNNNNNNNNNNNNNNNNNNNNNNNNNNNNNNNNNNNNNNNNNNNNNNNNNNNNNNNNNNNNNNNNNNNNNNNNNNNNNNNNNNNNNNNNNNNNNNNNNNNNNNNNNNNNNNNNNNNNNNNNNNNNNNNNNNNNNNNNNNNNNNNNNNNNNNNNNNNNNNNNNNNNNNNNNNNNNNNNNNNNNNNNNNNNNNNNNNNNNNNNNNNNNNNNNNNNNNNNNNNNNNNNNNNNNNNNNNNNNNNNNNNNNNNNNNNNNNNNNNNNNNNNNNNNNNNNNNNNNNNNNNNNNNNNNNNNNNNNNNNNNNNNNNNNNNNNNNNNNNNNNNNNNNNNNNNNNNNNNNNNNNNNNNNNNNNNNNNNNNNNNNNNNNNNNNNNNNNNNNNNNNNNNNNNNNNNNNNNNNNNNNNNNNNNNNNNNNNNNNNNNNNNNNNNNNNNNNNNNNNNNNNNNNNNNNNNNNNNNNNNNNNNNNNNNNNNNNNNNNNNNNNNNNNNNNNNNNNNNNNNNNNNNNNNNNNNNNNNNNNNNNNNNNNNNNNNNNNNNNNNNNNNNNNNNNNNNNNNNNNNNNNNNNNNNNNNNNNNNNNNNNNNNNNNNNNNNNNNNNNNNNNNNNNNNNNNNNNNNNNNNNNNNNNNNNNNNNNNNNNNNNNNNNNNNNNNNNNNNNNNNNNNNNNNNNNNNNNNNNNNNNNNNNNNNNNNNNNNNNNNNNNNNNNNNNNNNNNNNNNNNNNNNNNNNNNNNNNNNNNNNNNNNNNNNNNNNNNNNNNNNNNNNNNNNNNNNNNNNNNNNNNNNNNNNNNNNNNNNNNNNNNNNNNNNNNNNNNNNNNNNNNNNNNNNNNNNNNNNNNNNNNNNNNNNNNNNNNNNNNNNNNNNNNNNNNNNNNNNNNNNNNNNNNNNNNNNNNNNNNNNNNNNNNNNNNNNNNNNNNNNNNNNNNNNNNNNNNNNNNNNNNNNNNNNNNNNNNNNNNNNNNNNNNNNNNNNNNNNNNNNNNNNNNNNNNNNNNNNNNNNNNNNNNNNNNNNNNNNNNNNNNNNNNNNNNNNNNNNNNNNNNNNNNNNNNNNNNNNNNNNNNNNNNNNNNNNNNNNNNNNNNNNNNNNNNNNNNNNNNNNNNNNNNNNNNNNNNNNNNNNNNNNNNNNNNNNNNNNNNNNNNNNNNNNNNNNNNNNNNNNNNNNNNNNNNNNNNNNNNNNNNNNNNNNNNNNNNNNNNNNNNNNNNNNNNNNNNNNNNNNNNNNNNNNNNNNNNNNNNNNNNNNNNNNNNNNNNNNNNNNNNNNNNNNNNNNNNNNNNNNNNNNNNNNNNNNNNNNNNNNNNNNNNNNNNNNNNNNNNNNNNNNNNNNNNNNNNNNNNNNNNNNNNNNNNNNNNNNNNNNNNNNNNNNNNNNNNNNNNNNNNNNNNNNNNNNNNNNNNNNNNNNNNNNNNNNNNNNNNNNNNNNNNNNNNNNNNNNNNNNNNNNNNNNNNNNNNNNNNNNNNNNNNNNNNNNNNNNNNNNNNNNNNNNNNNNNNNNNNNNNNNNNNNNNNNNNNNNNNNNNNNNNNNNNNNNNNNNNNNNNNNNNNNNNNNNCTGATCAATTTAGTTGTCCAGTTGAAATCTTTCAAAAGTATGTGAAAGATTAAAGTCAAAGTAAATATGGATTTAGAATAGTAGTTATATTTTACTAACCAAAATACCGAAAAAAACCGAACCGAACCGAAACCAATCCGATATCTGGATTGAACACCCCTAATCCAAATGAAGCCAAACTATTGTTTCATTCTCCAAAATATAATAAAAATAATAACTTAATTCCGCGCAAGGCGCGGGTCTTATCCTAGTGTATGAGTAAAACATACGTGGAAAACACATTAGACCGTTGGAGATCTTTCCATTCACTAACATAAAAACACACACACATTTAGATAATTAAGAGAAGTGCATGCGTACGAGATGGCGACCGGTTTCTTCTAAGATTCCTCCGGCAGCCGATGCGTAGTTCACTCCCCGAAGAACATTAACTCCTCCGTCTATCGTTTCCATGAACGCTGGTATATCCGGCAGCTCTAGCAACTCTCCTGCATTCAATTCCCCCTATTAATTATTAATTATTCTCATTACAAAAAAAAAGAGTAATTCATGCCAAAATGTTTTACATGCATCCATTGCCACCAAAACCACATGCATGTAGAGAGGCTAATTAAGGAATGAAGGCCCTTTCATTATAAGAGTCGTTCATATGTGCATAAGTGAAAAGCAGCTGGTGAAAAGTATATACGTAGTTTACCAAAAAAAAAAGAAGTATATATGTATAATCACTTTAGTAGAATGGTTAAAGGTACACAACTATTTATTGCAATTTCAAAAACAGCAAGAAAAAATATCTAATACATATACGCGTATATGTATAAAGATGGACGTACCGATGAAATCGACGATGGTTTTGCCGTTGGAGAATCGACCGGTGGGTTGGCCACCGTCAAAATCGATGCCATAAGGTAAATAGTTGGACCTAGCGAGCGAATTCAAACGGTTATTGTTTCCGTTGTCCACCAATGAGTCTCCAAACACAAACATCGCTGGAAACATTGCCTCCTCCGGCGAGTTTTCATCTTCGGCTGTGATGACTACTAGGGCTGCATGTACCACTACTAGAAACAATGGAACAAATGCTAATGATTGTATAGTGAAAGACATCCTCATGTCTTTCAATTTTGAAATATTTTTTCCGATGGAATTGAAGGCTCTCATGAGAGTGGTTCATGCATGATCGCTGGTGGTATATAGTATAAATCATGAATTTGGTGGTTGGTGAATTTAATGAGAGCTATGTTTTCCGTTAACTTATTTGAAAACGGCACACCGGTTTTTGCTTAAGAAAGCAAAAAAGATTGCAACAATAAAAGAAAAGTCAACCAAGCCCGTATATGTTCGACACGTAGAGCTCGACGTCAGACACACATAGCTCAACCTGGACATGCGCTACAAAAACTAGCTTCATATATATGACTTCAAAACATAAACTAAGTATATCCATAAACGACGAAAATTTAAATTTAGCAAAAAGAAAAAGCAAGAGAGAGAAAGTTTTCTCTCTGGTGTCTCTCCCCACTCAGCCGTCAAACCCAAGTTCACCCATTTATGCCGTCCGTTTTCAAGGAGGCCGACGACATAGTTTTCACCGTTGGTCTCCTGCCCCACCGGATTCTTCTTGTTCTAGCCACACCCACCGATCCTATTTTACGGCGTCGCTTTCTTCTTGTTCCTGTGACTCTGGATCTCTGTTTTTTCAGATTTAAACGAAAGTAGAAGTGTGTTCTTCTCTTTCCTGGAGTGTGGCGAGGCCGCGAGCGTTTGAACCACCGGTGGCCTTGATCTACTTAGTGCGTCGGCCTTGGATCTGGGTCAGATCTGAATCGCTAGTCATCGAGTTTTAGGTTGAGAGAGTAGCTACCTCTCCACCTTTCTCCGACCAGCCTCCCGACGAGTTCTAGGGCTACGAAGCTTCAAAGGGTGTAGAGCCTCTCCTCAGGGATTCGTCCTCAGAGAGCGGCGGAGTTGTGGTCTCCGTTGAGGGCCTCTGAATCTAGTTTCAGGTATCATTACCATGGCTCCCTCCTGTCAACTCGGTTCAGTTCTCTCTCTGTTGAGTTTAGGGTGGTTGGATGCTTAGGGTTCTCTGAGGATAGTCCCGATGCCTCTACCTCTTGATATCTGACGATTGAGACTTGCCATTGGTTGGACTAGCCTGTTTTGAGGGTCTTCGGACTTCTCATGTTCTTCATCTCCTTCTTCAAGCTCCGGTTTTGTTCTTTACGACGGCCGTGATGGGTTAGCTTATCTCTTGGGTCGCGTAGTCGGATTGGGGTGCATTATACCGACTACGCTTGACCATCGTTTCATGTGCTCTATTTCAAGTGAAGACATCTTGGCAAGTTAGACAGCTACTTTCCGAGTGGCATTGGGTTTGGTTTCAACGAAGTCCCTCCTCAGCTAGCACCGGAGTGTAAGCCAGGCTCTCCGTCGTCGCAGCCCGAGAGACCTTCGGGTTAGTCTTCGGCAAACCATCCCCGTTTAGCCAAACTCCTCTTCTCTGCAGGTTTCGATCAGCAAAGGGTTTAGGAAACGCTTGAGTTAAGAAATTAGTTGATACTTGTTGCTAAGCTTTAATTCTAAGTGTATTGTTGCAATATCCTTAGATCTTTCATGGATGCTATATGTTCTTTTACTTTTTTTGCGGCCTCTAGGATCAGATCAGCTCTTTGAGCAATCTTGAATTTCAATTTCTATTGTGATCAAACTTTCATTATTTAGTTAACGATATTTACTATTTAGCAAAAAAAAAAAAGTATATCCATAAACATTTAATGCCAAGCACCAAAATGTATAGGAAGCGCTGGAATCCACATTAAAAACTAGGCCTTGATTTGTTATTGATGGTGTCAAATAGCCCCGGGCAAAAAAAAAAGTGAACCGAATCGAAACTCTCAAATACACGAATGATTCATATATTTCTATATCCGAATAACCCAACCGGAATTAAAAACCAAACAGGTATCCGAATATCTTTCTGATATACCTAATCAAACATGGGTTGGATAAGAAGAATGAGAAAATTATTATCACCATACCACATTATCATTTATGTATTCTCTTATATTATAAATATAAATAGTATTTCTGTATTAAAATACATTATATACTTATAAAATTAACATCTTAATAACTCAAACTCTGGTTAGATTGACGGTTATGCAAGTGTGTAACCAGTAGACTACTTACACTAATATGTTAACTAATATATTTTGTATAATATTCACATATTAAACGAACACCCATAACTGACATGAAATCGAACCGAAAGCAAATCGAAATCTCATAAATATCTATTAAGTATAAGAATTATTTATCCGATATATACTTACCCAAAACCGAACCAAATACCCGAATGCCGAAGCTAGTCTCAAGCTCAGTTGACTTATTGCTGATGGGTTCGATCTATTAGGTCCATATGAGCATTTTTTTTTTTTTTGTCAACAGGCCCATAGAGCTTCTTAAAAGTTAAAGTTTGTGAAAATTACGAGAGATTCTATAAGTATGAGGGTAAGTACGCAATATACAAAAAAACTAAAATATCGGGTTAACGGGTCTGTGAGACGGATCGAACCAGATCATTAACATTTGTCCAAGATCGCGCAGCAATCAAGCAACGAACGAGAAACGGGAAAAAGTACTCAGAAGAGGGACGGTCCAAAAGCCCCAAACAAGTCTGCCATTTTTATTTTACGGCATAACATCTCCACAAGGGTTTGCTCATCCGTGCTCTGTTTCAGTTTCAGTTTCAATTGGTGTCCTGTCGTTTTTGTTTGTCTGTTTTCATTTTAGAGCATCATTGGCTGTTCTGGTGATACCAATTCATTGTGTGGTTGTGTAAATTTTAGAAGAGTAAGTTTCAATTCTGTCTACTGGAGCGGTGAATTTTGAAGGTGTTTGTGAATTTGAAGTCATGAGTGAGTGGTGGTGTTCCGAAGAGATCTCACGAAGAGGATGTTTACTCATCCATCTTCTTCTTCTTCATCAGCCAAATACCCTCACGAGGATTCAGGTTCTTCTTACCCTAAATCCACTCATACCCCCTCACCTTCACAGGTTTCCTCACTCTCACTCACCACTTGCTCCTCTGCTCCTTATGAGGTTGAATCAAGAACTGTCAAGGGTCCTAGAAGTGAACCTAGAGATGGATTGGAGAGAGACCACTCCTCTTCAAGGCGTGTATTGGTCTCCTCTCCATCCCTGCCAGCTACGGTTTCTTCAGGTGATCTTCATTTGACTCACACCCCTGTGCTGTTGGAGTCGAGAGATGGTACTAAAGATGCCAGGGTTGAGACTTGAGAGCAGAGACAACATGATTGATGGGAGAGAGATATATGGCGAGGCTAAGAGGGAGATTCAGGGTCCTAAGAGTGACAGGGATGCTAAGTCTGAGCGTCTAGGCGATGGTTTTAGTGGAAAAAGTAATTCACAAAATTTGATCGGGAGAGTCAGAACTACAATGACCAAAAAGGTGAGATTAAGGATGGGCATGCTCTCACTTGGCTTGGAAAGAGCAGAAGGATTTACCGTAGAGGGAAGAGAGCTGAAGGTTCAAGCGCACCTTAAAGAGAGAAGGAGAAGGAGAAAGATAGCCACGGAGTGGTGCTGAGAAAGAGCTGGGTGAAGCATCTGCAGAACAGGAATGTGTGGCACCAGAGAAGAACGAACCAGAGGGCTGGGAAAAAGATGAAAGAGAATCAAGGGACAAAAAGGAGAGAGACCGAAGCAGAATCAGTGAAAACGAATCTGAATATGGGCGTTTTTAGGGTGAAGCAGCTGCAGAGAAGGAACAGGATACCTCCATTTATGTAGTTCAGCAACGGAAGAGAATGCTGATACCAAGAGGCAGCCCACAAACCAACAAACCACGACCTTGTCCGTTCACGGAGTCAGAACAACTACGAAGGGTGCGTCTCTTTGTCTTACGCATTTATCTTTGAGGCTGTCTAATTAGTATCAGCCTCTCATATCTTAGCTTAATCCTATAATTTTTTTTTACCTTTTTGGAGAGAGTAGAGACGCCAGGATTGGTTGAAATTTGAACATATTTAGTCAAATCTGCAGGCGATATTGATTGTTGTTGAGAATATCTCATTACCATTATTGTTTTTTTTCCTTTTAAAAAGCCTGTAAAAGAAAATTTTGCACCTTGTAAACCTAAATTTGCCGTCTCTTTCGATATTCTTCCCTGCCGCCTCCCTTACTTTCTGTGTTAAGAAGTTTATTTTTCCTTCGTTTCTTTTACCATGTAAGTTAGTTAATTGGTCTAAGTCCTTGAACTTTTGTCAGTCACTAATCTGGTTTCTAATGCATCATCCATGTTTGATTGTGTGTGTGTTTTCTTTGCAGGGTACAAGGTAATCATTCGTTACTATGTCTTCGAGAAAGGATCGATTTGCACTGCTTGGTGAACAATAGTGAAAGAAAAATAATCGGTTAAACTGGCATTCGTTTTATATGTGCATTGATGATGATGGTCATCTGCCACACACTTGTACTTGATAATTAATCTATGAGGTTTCCTTCTTAGGCTTGTCTTTAGGTTGCAGAGTAACGGTAGAATGTTAAAATATAAAATGATTGGACCAAAAACTCGGTTTCATCCTCAATGCTACTTCATTTGGTTTGCTTATATCTCTGCAGTTTTCAACATTGGTCTTAAGGTTGAGATCACATTTATCAAGTTTCTGCTGCTTTTATCTCACTACAAATATTAAACTTTTTGTGCTGTTATATGGAACATTGTTCTGTTCAGAGCCTCAGCTTGTTGAATTTTGTTTTACTGATGATTTAGGCGAATCAGAGGTTCCGAT
It encodes:
- the LOC106317487 gene encoding GDSL esterase/lipase At5g08460 — protein: MRMSFTIQSLAFVPLFLVVVHAALVVITAEDENSPEEAMFPAMFVFGDSLVDNGNNNRLNSLARSNYLPYGIDFDGGQPTGRFSNGKTIVDFIGELLELPDIPAFMETIDGGVNVLRGVNYASAAGGILEETGRHLGERFSMRRQVENFDKTLMEISRGIGSSVTEYMAKSLVVVSLGNNDYINNYLKPSLFLTSSIYDPTSFADLLVSNFTSNLLELYDKGFRKFVLAGVGPLGCIPDQLAARAVPPGQCVEAVNEMAELFNNRLKSLVDRLNSDNKTGRDAIFVYGNTYGAAVDILTNPIDYGFEVTDRGCCGVGRNGGEITCLPLAVPCAFRDRHVFWDAFHPTQAFNLIIALRAFNGSKSDCYPINLLQMSRL